GAAGGAGCGGAGCGGTCAGGTCGTCCTGTGTGCCCGCTGCGTCCCCACGATGAAACGATGGTCCCTCAATGCGCGCAGTAAAGGACGACCTGACCACACTTTAGAGAGAGACATAAGATAAATAAAGAACGGTGTGGTGAATCAGAGCAGTTTCGTCTGGCCGACCATAGACCTAAGATGTCAAAATGCTTACAATACCCTCGCCTATTTGCTATTTGATCGTTATCCAAACCGTCAATGCGTATGAAGAACCCGCCCCACCCTGGCCTGTCAGTCCGACAGGATTGCCTCGAACCGCCGGGACTCTTCATCGCAGAAGGCCAAAGGGTGGTAGGCTGCAGGCCGGGAATACCTTGGAATAAAGGCTGCCATGTTATCCGACTATGATTTCACCAGACACACGATTCAAGACCCGATTCACGGAGGAATCACATTTGGGCGAATCGAAAGAACGCTAATCGACCATCGATTATTCCAGCGACTCCACGGACTACGTCAAAACTCTCTTCTCTACCTCATCTTTCCTTCAGCCAACCACACGCGGTTCGATCATAGCGTCGGAGTGATGCATCTTGCGGGAAAATTCCTGGATGCAGTTCTGAGCAATCAAAGAAAAATCTGCAAGGCAGGATCCGGCCGTCAAACCTTTCAAGGCCCCTACAGACTGGATGACCATGGAATCACGGAAACTTTCAGAGTTCTTGGGGATGACCAGTACTTCAGGCTCCTTCTCCGCATGGCCGCATTATTTCACGATATTTGACACGGCCCGTTGAGCCATCTATTCGACAAGTTTTTCCCAACTGTTAATGAGATCACCACATTTATAGAAAGTACTGAATATGCCTTCGTATCTCCAACTCTAGCCGCCAATAGGTCTGAAGATGCAGGCAAGCCAGTGCGACATGAGATTATTTCTTGCATTGCTGCTACACGCATTATTCTGGACTCCAAAGTCGAATTCGACCGCATGGGATTAGACGCATCAAGTGTTGCCAGAGACGTTTGCGCTATCATTGATGACCGAATTACGCCCAGCAGCCTAATGCACGCAGGCTCCTACAGTGTTCAAAATCTGTTTCACGACATCCTATCCAGCGATCTCGACATAGACCGAATGGATTATTTACTCCGTGACTCGCACATGTGTGGGGTTAATTATGGCTTATATGACCCCGACAGAATTCTCAAAAGCATGTGTACATACGCTCGAACAGATACAAAAAAACTCAGGATCTGTATCCGCTACAGCGGCATTGGAGCATTGGAAGACCTACTGATATCACGGTATCAAATGCATGCGCAGATTTATGGCCACAAAACTAACCGCGCATGTAATGCTATGCTGGAGCGTATCCGAGAGCGGCTTAGTGAAGTTAGATGGAGCTGGTATCGAGACTGTGCCTCTATCGAACACCTACTAAAAACCTTCGCCGCCCTTGATGACCGTGCCTTTGTGAACAATTGCTTAATCCTGCGTTAGACAATGGCATCGGAAAGATCAGCGAGATAGCGTCCAAATTATTCATGGAGCGTAAAATCCTGAAAAGGGTATTTGAAGAACGTGCTGGCGGATTAGACAAAGTACAGCCTGATTCGGCACAAGCACGATGGTCTGAGCATAAGAATCGATTAGAACGGGAAAAGATTTGGACAGCTGAAGATATCTTTGAGAACAAAGGCCCTAAGATAAATAGGCCTGACTATCATCTGAAGGTTTTAAGAAAGCATCCCATCGAAGGATGGTATCAAGTGAAGGAACTTCGGGACCATTCCGGGGTAGCACATTTTCTTCCTGAGCGTGAATGCACATTCCGCTTATTTTGCAAAGAGTCCCATGTCACCAGAGCCAAACAGCTTCTACCAGATTGAGGAAACCATGCTGTTGTCCCAGGATGACATCCAAAGCGCCGATCTATCTTTTGATCCCCCAATGACCAGGATGGCGGCAAACAGAAAAGTTCATCTCATTGCAGCACGTGGAGCCATACTTGAGGGAATCAAGTATTCCAAGCACAAAGGGTTATCCATTCCCGATATTCTACTGGTGAAAAACAAGACGGAGACTCTGGATTCTCCTGCCTTGGAACAACTGATAAGCCCTATGACAAGAGATGTTCTCGCCATACGAATTCGCGAAGAATTGAGCAAAGGTGTTCCACTTTGGCCACGGTAGCGAGAAGAGTGCCATCAAATGGGCGCCCATCTCGAAGACAAAAAATGGGTCGGGATTCTTTAGTATGACAGAGGTGCAGCAAATGCGTTAGAAGCTCCGGCATGTCTCGCCGTCCCTGATTAGCTGCTGGACACCTCCCCTATCACATCCTGAAAAGCGCCGTCCTAGACAAAGATACCCGATTCTTTTTAGTCCGCTCGAAGAGCTGTTGCCGGTTGACATACCTACGAGAGATAATGTGTCCCTGAATGAACAACGCACATTGGGTCAATCAGAGAATTCGCACAAGCCCTCTCTCCCTTGCTTCTTTCTGAGGGAGACATGAAGAGTGACAATGATGGAAGGTGGAGTATCGATCACTCATGAATCTGAAGGTAGAAGAACAACGAACTGAACCACGAGTTGCTGTGCGATTTCACGCGATGGTGTCGGGCTCCGTGGAGTCGGAAGGGACGGGCATCATACGCGATCTCTCACGCAGTGGGTGCCGGCTGGAAAGCCCGCTCCTCATGTTGCCTGGCCTCTCGTTAGAACTACGCATCGCCGTGCCAGGCTTAGAGTGGGCGCTGATGATCGATGGGGCTGATGTGCAGTGGGCCGACGATGAAACCGCCGGGCTGGCATTTGTTCGAATCAGAGAGGCTGAACGCCAGCGACTCAGCAACGTGATGACAACTTGGCTCGCAAGGAAGTCCGAAGACGGCGGCAAAGAACAGGTCGAGCTGGTGCCGTTTGAGTTCCAAGGACTGGAAGCCGTGCTTTCCAAAGATCCTGAGCTCGCCGTCAGCAAGGGACTGGCGTGGTTCGTTCAAGACCGGGCGGAATTCCGCTTTCGAGGAGGGAGTCTCATCAGCAGAGCGTTTCCCACATGCACACCCGAGTTCGCGGCCGCGCTCGGCGAGTTGGTCAAGGCCGGCGGCGACACGGAGGCAGATTTCTCCCTGGCTCTTCTCCAAAACTATCTTGGTTCGACATCCACCGACGGCGTTTTGAAGGAGATTGTGTCGCGCCTTTCCCATGACGATCGCAGAATGGGCGGAGTGCGGGCCAACATCAATAGCACCCGCATGACCTCAGTCTCCGGTGAATTCTGGTTGGCGGACGCATGGCGGATCAAGAAAGAGTCGCTGACGCGCTGGCTGACAGACGAAAGACAGGCGGTCAAGGTGTTCGCTGAGGAGCACATTGCAGAGCTTGACCGAATGATTGCGGCAGAGCGACGCCGTGTGGAGGTCGAACGGGAGCTGCGAGAGAGGAGCCGACATGAAGACGAGTCAGGCCACGATCATGGGTACAGGGCCAAACCATTCTGACAGCAGAAGAAGAGAACACAAAGGGGGGTCGCATTGATGAAAGGGGTCGGGAATCTTTTTCCCGTAACTGTTCAATAAATCATGGCAAAGCAAATGGGAAGCAGCTGTTCCCATG
The sequence above is drawn from the Candidatus Nitrospira nitrificans genome and encodes:
- a CDS encoding HD domain-containing protein translates to MCTYARTDTKKLRICIRYSGIGALEDLLISRYQMHAQIYGHKTNRACNAMLERIRERLSEVRWSWYRDCASIEHLLKTFAALDDRAFVNNCLILR
- a CDS encoding PilZ domain-containing protein → MNLKVEEQRTEPRVAVRFHAMVSGSVESEGTGIIRDLSRSGCRLESPLLMLPGLSLELRIAVPGLEWALMIDGADVQWADDETAGLAFVRIREAERQRLSNVMTTWLARKSEDGGKEQVELVPFEFQGLEAVLSKDPELAVSKGLAWFVQDRAEFRFRGGSLISRAFPTCTPEFAAALGELVKAGGDTEADFSLALLQNYLGSTSTDGVLKEIVSRLSHDDRRMGGVRANINSTRMTSVSGEFWLADAWRIKKESLTRWLTDERQAVKVFAEEHIAELDRMIAAERRRVEVERELRERSRHEDESGHDHGYRAKPF